The Paenibacillus sophorae genome has a segment encoding these proteins:
- a CDS encoding ABC transporter ATP-binding protein produces the protein MSQTPVLQITGLTGGYSLNKPVLHDVSLQVQPGEMVGLIGLNGAGKSTTMKHILGLMTPHKGGIAVQGRTRDKDSEGYHSALSFVPESPLLYEEMTVREHVEFTARAYGVNRADYEARSRRLSELFRMEDKMDSLSGHLSKGMKQKVMIMCAFVASPALYVIDEPFLGLDPLGIRSLLDFMLEIKKSGSSILLSSHILSTIENYCDRFIVLHQGRVIAEGTLAEIGAAAGKPGLPLEQLFYELVQGGK, from the coding sequence GGTGCTGCAGATTACCGGCCTGACCGGCGGTTACAGCCTGAACAAGCCGGTGCTGCATGATGTGTCCCTGCAGGTTCAGCCGGGAGAAATGGTCGGGCTGATCGGCCTGAACGGAGCCGGGAAGAGCACTACGATGAAGCATATTCTCGGCCTGATGACGCCGCATAAAGGCGGGATCGCTGTACAGGGCAGAACGCGCGATAAAGATTCGGAAGGTTACCACAGCGCGCTTTCTTTTGTGCCGGAGTCGCCGCTCTTGTACGAAGAAATGACGGTGCGCGAGCATGTAGAATTTACGGCCAGGGCCTACGGCGTGAACCGCGCTGATTACGAAGCTCGCAGCCGCCGCCTCTCGGAGCTGTTCCGCATGGAAGATAAAATGGACAGCCTTTCCGGCCATCTCTCCAAGGGGATGAAACAGAAGGTCATGATTATGTGCGCTTTTGTCGCAAGTCCGGCTCTGTATGTGATCGACGAGCCTTTTCTCGGCCTCGACCCGCTCGGCATCCGGTCCCTGCTGGACTTTATGCTGGAGATTAAGAAATCGGGTTCCTCCATTCTGCTCAGCTCTCATATTCTCTCAACGATCGAGAACTATTGCGACCGCTTCATCGTACTGCATCAGGGCAGAGTCATCGCCGAGGGCACTTTGGCGGAGATCGGAGCTGCCGCCGGCAAGCCGGGCCTGCCGCTGGAGCAGCTGTTCTACGAGCTGGTCCAGGGAGGGAAGTAG